A genomic segment from Pseudoxanthomonas sp. CF385 encodes:
- the lptD gene encoding LPS assembly protein LptD, with amino-acid sequence MRPVLRLLPLPFSIALCLPALADDEKPESWALCPVQDVIPAFGGAPQPSAAGNTQAARDLRATQPTSIEGDSLGGTETNLEYQGNVALVRGEQFLGADNLKYDQEKDTYVADGHIRYQDAGIRLIADSARGDQGADSHQIDNVRYQLVSRRGNGGADRIDMKGPEGSLQHSTYSTCDPQDRRWELRSRRIDINTEDGWGVARGATIRLGKVPVLYVPYLKFPIDDQRHTGLLYPAVGLSGRNGFDWKQPIYLNLAPNYDATLEPRYMSERGFQMGAEFRYLYEKGRGEIQGTWMNKDDLVRDRMNDADYRPLNPNNPDPDDGRGFLAFEGEHRFSRNWQARANLIWLSDARYQEDFGNSLYGQAYSSVTSTAGVYGAGEYWNAGLMADHWQLSDYLSSEASLPHNRLPRAYLNWNQPLSHWISVGGHAEAVKFQHDVHPGGSRLDVKPTISFPLQGASWYITPTLAYRHTEYRLDPELAQTTATDRARAAYGIPADQPVSAAQIAEFYDRSPSRSLPIGSLDAGVYFDRETEIKGDRFLQTLEPRLFYLKAPYREQDGLPIFDTRPFNFSYGQLFRDNRYTGPDRQTDANQLTLALSTRLLRQKDGFERLSASIGQIRYFDDSRVVLPGEVPLEKGKSAWVVDANYAPTDRWTIGASYQWDPKFRREDLASVRARYLLPDDGVVNITYRRRRDLLEQADFSFLYPVTPSWSVVGRYYHSFYRDAATDQEPGLLEGVAGVQWDSCCLAVRALVRRYVRNREGEMNTGFQVEFVLKGLGSAGQDTERTLRRAILGYYRDDLYLVPPSNIAQRPDDTSYDPDPIP; translated from the coding sequence GTGCGTCCTGTCCTCCGCCTGCTCCCGTTGCCCTTCAGCATCGCCTTGTGCCTGCCCGCGCTGGCCGACGATGAGAAGCCCGAAAGCTGGGCCCTGTGCCCGGTCCAGGACGTGATCCCCGCGTTCGGAGGGGCGCCACAGCCGTCCGCCGCCGGCAACACCCAGGCCGCCCGGGACCTACGCGCCACCCAACCGACGTCGATCGAAGGCGACAGCCTGGGCGGTACGGAAACCAACCTGGAGTACCAAGGCAACGTCGCGCTCGTCCGGGGCGAACAGTTCCTCGGCGCCGACAACCTCAAGTACGACCAGGAAAAGGATACCTACGTCGCCGATGGCCACATCCGCTATCAGGACGCCGGCATCCGCCTGATCGCCGACAGCGCGCGCGGCGACCAGGGCGCCGATTCGCACCAGATCGACAACGTCCGTTACCAGCTCGTGTCCCGGCGCGGCAACGGCGGCGCCGACCGCATCGACATGAAGGGGCCGGAAGGCAGCCTGCAGCACTCCACCTATTCCACGTGCGATCCCCAGGACCGTCGCTGGGAGCTGCGTTCGCGGCGCATCGACATCAATACCGAGGACGGCTGGGGCGTGGCGCGTGGCGCGACGATCCGGCTCGGCAAGGTACCGGTGCTGTATGTGCCCTACCTGAAGTTCCCGATCGACGACCAGCGCCATACCGGCCTGCTGTACCCGGCCGTCGGCCTGTCGGGCCGCAACGGCTTCGACTGGAAGCAGCCGATCTACCTCAATCTGGCGCCGAACTACGACGCGACGCTGGAGCCGCGCTACATGAGCGAGCGCGGGTTCCAGATGGGCGCCGAGTTCCGTTACCTCTACGAGAAGGGCCGCGGCGAGATCCAGGGCACCTGGATGAACAAGGACGATCTGGTCCGTGATCGCATGAACGATGCGGATTACAGACCCCTGAATCCGAATAATCCGGATCCCGACGACGGCCGCGGCTTCCTCGCCTTCGAGGGCGAACATCGTTTCAGCCGGAACTGGCAGGCGCGCGCCAACCTGATCTGGCTGAGCGATGCGCGATACCAGGAAGATTTCGGCAATTCGCTGTACGGCCAGGCCTATTCGTCGGTGACGAGCACCGCAGGCGTCTACGGTGCTGGCGAGTACTGGAACGCCGGCCTGATGGCGGACCACTGGCAGCTCTCAGACTACCTGAGCAGCGAAGCGTCGTTGCCGCATAATCGTCTGCCACGCGCCTACCTCAACTGGAACCAGCCGCTGAGCCACTGGATAAGCGTGGGCGGGCACGCCGAAGCCGTGAAGTTCCAGCATGATGTGCATCCCGGCGGAAGCCGGCTCGACGTCAAGCCCACCATCTCTTTCCCGCTGCAGGGCGCGTCCTGGTACATCACGCCCACGTTGGCGTACCGCCATACCGAGTACCGCCTTGATCCCGAGCTGGCGCAGACCACGGCGACGGACCGCGCGCGCGCGGCATACGGCATTCCAGCCGATCAGCCCGTGAGCGCGGCGCAGATCGCCGAGTTCTACGATCGCTCACCCAGCCGCAGCCTCCCGATCGGCTCGCTGGACGCAGGCGTGTATTTCGATCGCGAAACCGAGATCAAGGGCGACCGCTTCCTGCAGACGCTGGAGCCGCGGCTGTTCTACCTGAAGGCGCCTTATCGCGAACAGGATGGCCTGCCGATCTTCGATACCCGCCCGTTCAACTTCAGCTACGGCCAGCTGTTCCGCGACAACCGCTACACCGGCCCCGACCGCCAGACCGATGCGAACCAGTTGACCCTGGCCCTGTCCACACGCCTGCTGCGGCAGAAGGACGGCTTCGAGCGTCTGTCGGCCAGCATCGGCCAGATCCGTTACTTCGACGACAGCCGCGTCGTCCTGCCGGGCGAAGTGCCTCTGGAGAAAGGCAAGTCGGCCTGGGTGGTGGACGCGAACTACGCCCCCACCGATCGCTGGACCATCGGCGCCTCGTATCAGTGGGATCCGAAGTTCCGCCGCGAGGACCTGGCCAGCGTCCGTGCCCGCTACCTGCTGCCGGACGACGGCGTGGTCAACATCACCTACAGGCGCCGTCGCGATCTGCTGGAACAGGCGGATTTCTCCTTCCTGTACCCGGTCACCCCGTCCTGGAGCGTGGTAGGCCGCTACTACCATTCGTTCTATCGCGATGCCGCGACCGACCAGGAACCCGGCCTGCTGGAAGGCGTGGCGGGCGTGCAATGGGACAGCTGCTGTCTCGCGGTTCGCGCCCTCGTGCGTCGCTACGTGCGCAACCGCGAGGGTGAAATGAACACGGGCTTCCAGGTCGAGTTCGTCCTGAAGGGCCTGGGCTCGGCCGGCCAGGACACGGAGCGTACCCTGCGCCGTGCTATCCTCGGCTATTACCGAGACGACCTCTATCTCGTCCCGCCGAGCAATATCGCGCAGCGACCGGACGATACCTCCTACGATCCGGATCCGATTCCATGA
- a CDS encoding histone deacetylase family protein, with the protein MIIFTHPACLAHDPGPEHPERPARLEVVLEVLRREHGDVEWREAPIVKLGDLRRVHDETLVNDVLDADVAGYRMLDPDTVMCAASPAAALRAAGAGVAAVDAVMNGETATAFCAVRPPGHHATSGTAMGFCLFNNIAVAAAYACDRHGLERVAVVDFDVHHGNGTQAIFYDDPRVAYFSSHESGIYPHSGAPYERGAGNVFNALLPPGSGGFRFQNTWADELLPALDDFKPQLLLISAGFDAHMRDPLADLMLETEDFGWLTRQLRTLAQRHAGGRVVSMLEGGYDLDALRDSVAAHVDELR; encoded by the coding sequence GTGATCATCTTCACCCACCCCGCCTGCCTGGCCCATGACCCCGGACCCGAACATCCGGAGCGCCCGGCCCGGCTCGAGGTGGTACTGGAGGTCCTGCGGCGCGAACACGGCGACGTCGAATGGCGCGAGGCGCCGATCGTCAAGCTCGGCGACCTGCGCCGGGTGCACGATGAAACCCTGGTCAACGACGTGCTGGACGCCGATGTGGCCGGATACCGGATGCTCGACCCCGACACCGTGATGTGCGCGGCCTCGCCCGCCGCCGCGCTGCGCGCCGCAGGCGCCGGCGTCGCCGCCGTCGATGCGGTGATGAACGGCGAAACGGCCACAGCGTTCTGCGCGGTGCGTCCGCCCGGCCACCACGCCACCAGCGGCACGGCCATGGGCTTTTGCCTGTTCAACAACATCGCCGTGGCGGCCGCCTATGCGTGCGACCGCCACGGGCTGGAACGCGTGGCGGTCGTGGATTTCGACGTCCACCACGGCAACGGCACCCAGGCGATCTTCTACGACGACCCGCGCGTGGCCTACTTCAGCAGCCACGAGTCGGGCATCTACCCGCACAGCGGCGCCCCGTACGAGCGCGGCGCGGGCAATGTGTTCAATGCGCTGCTGCCGCCGGGCAGCGGCGGGTTCCGTTTCCAGAACACCTGGGCGGACGAACTCCTGCCGGCGCTGGACGACTTCAAGCCGCAGCTGCTGCTGATATCCGCCGGCTTCGACGCGCACATGCGGGACCCGCTGGCCGACCTGATGCTGGAGACCGAAGACTTCGGCTGGCTGACGCGGCAGCTGCGCACGCTGGCGCAACGCCATGCCGGCGGGCGCGTGGTCTCCATGCTGGAGGGCGGCTACGACCTGGACGCCCTCCGCGACTCGGTGGCCGCGCACGTCGACGAGCTCCGCTGA
- a CDS encoding cob(I)yrinic acid a,c-diamide adenosyltransferase, whose product MGNRLSKIYTRTGDDGSTGLGDGTRVGKDSARVTAYGTVDEANSAIGVLLAVPSVAEDIRALLTTVQHQLFDLGGELCIPGHAAITGDDVDALERQLDHYNDDLPPLKDFILPAGGEAASRCHLARTIVRRAERETVTLARHDAVRPEAIRYLNRLSDLLFVLARVLARADGHGEVLWKHERRHAPR is encoded by the coding sequence ATGGGCAACCGCCTCTCGAAGATCTACACCCGCACCGGCGACGACGGCAGTACCGGGTTGGGCGACGGCACGCGCGTGGGCAAGGACTCCGCGCGTGTCACCGCCTACGGCACGGTAGATGAGGCGAACTCCGCGATCGGCGTGCTGCTGGCGGTGCCCAGCGTGGCCGAGGACATACGGGCGCTGCTGACCACGGTGCAGCACCAGCTCTTCGACCTGGGCGGCGAGCTGTGCATCCCCGGCCATGCCGCGATCACCGGCGACGATGTCGACGCGCTCGAGCGCCAGCTGGACCACTACAACGACGACCTGCCGCCGCTGAAAGATTTCATCCTCCCGGCGGGCGGCGAGGCGGCGTCGCGCTGCCACCTGGCGCGCACCATCGTGCGCCGCGCCGAGCGCGAGACCGTCACCCTCGCCCGCCACGATGCCGTGCGGCCGGAGGCGATCCGCTACCTCAACCGGCTGTCCGACCTGCTGTTCGTGCTGGCCCGTGTGCTGGCCCGCGCCGACGGCCACGGCGAGGTGCTCTGGAAGCACGAGCGGCGGCACGCCCCACGCTGA
- the ubiH gene encoding 2-octaprenyl-6-methoxyphenyl hydroxylase, whose translation MTDRHDVVIVGGGLVGASLAIALDRQGLDVGLVEAAPAGQMPAVFDQRNLSFAAATVNALTALGIMARLRAPTGPIRRIHISRQGDFGRVRLDAADYGRETFGQVVVARDFGEALEAGLQDLRRLTRYRPARFTGLGESADGHRIVRIAIGDQARELRARLVVAADGTHSSVREALGIAADTHDYGQTLFVARLRAERAPDGTAYERFRDDGPTALLPRGDRHWGVVHGVQRADAEAVAALDEAAWLRRLQQHVGWRIGRLLESGERSAYPMTRVVAQRLVGERAVLLGNAAQTIHPIGAQGFNLGLRDALTLAEEIARTDDPGNAVCLAAHAERRQEDRERTLAFSDGLARLTANPSPLLRPLRSLGLAAVDANASLQAFLVGGAMGFRGDVPALCRGEAA comes from the coding sequence ATGACAGATCGGCATGACGTAGTGATCGTGGGCGGAGGACTGGTGGGAGCCAGCCTGGCGATCGCCCTGGACCGCCAGGGGCTGGACGTGGGGCTGGTCGAAGCCGCACCGGCAGGGCAGATGCCGGCCGTGTTCGACCAGCGCAACCTCAGCTTCGCCGCCGCCACCGTGAATGCGTTGACCGCGCTGGGCATCATGGCCCGCCTGCGCGCGCCGACGGGCCCGATCCGCCGCATCCACATCAGCCGCCAGGGCGACTTCGGCCGCGTGCGCCTCGATGCGGCCGACTACGGACGCGAGACGTTCGGCCAGGTGGTGGTGGCGCGCGATTTCGGCGAGGCATTGGAAGCCGGCCTGCAGGACCTGCGCAGGCTGACCCGCTACCGGCCGGCGCGCTTCACCGGCCTGGGCGAAAGCGCCGATGGCCATCGCATCGTCCGCATCGCCATCGGCGACCAGGCCCGCGAACTCCGTGCCCGCCTCGTGGTCGCCGCCGACGGCACCCACAGCAGCGTGCGCGAGGCCCTGGGCATCGCGGCCGACACGCACGACTACGGACAGACGCTGTTCGTCGCCCGCCTGCGTGCCGAACGCGCGCCGGACGGCACGGCGTACGAGCGTTTCCGCGACGACGGCCCCACGGCGCTGCTGCCACGAGGGGATCGCCACTGGGGCGTGGTGCATGGCGTGCAGCGCGCAGACGCCGAAGCGGTGGCCGCGCTCGACGAAGCGGCATGGTTGCGGCGCCTGCAGCAGCACGTGGGCTGGCGCATCGGCCGACTGCTGGAGAGCGGCGAGCGCAGCGCCTATCCGATGACGCGCGTGGTCGCGCAGCGCCTGGTCGGTGAGCGCGCGGTCCTGCTGGGCAACGCCGCGCAGACCATCCACCCGATCGGCGCGCAGGGCTTCAACCTCGGGCTGCGCGATGCGTTGACCCTGGCGGAGGAAATCGCGCGCACCGACGATCCCGGCAACGCCGTGTGCCTCGCCGCGCACGCCGAACGCCGGCAGGAAGACCGCGAACGCACGCTGGCCTTCTCCGACGGACTGGCGCGACTGACAGCCAATCCTTCCCCACTGCTGAGGCCGCTGCGCAGCCTTGGCCTGGCCGCGGTGGATGCCAACGCCTCGTTGCAGGCGTTCCTCGTCGGCGGCGCGATGGGGTTCCGCGGCGACGTGCCGGCACTCTGCCGGGGAGAAGCGGCATGA
- a CDS encoding UbiH/UbiF family hydroxylase yields MKRRGQIDVAVVGGGVVGAACALVLAREGLKVTLIEGRKPPRWSREHPDLRVYAFAPDNAALLDEAGAWAGVRDARAHAYRRMRVWDAAGGDELRFDADALGRTQLGWIIENALLVDRLWAALPAAGVDVRCPARVEAMEQDAEGVVLRLDDGTRLDARLAVAADGADSTLRRLAGLEVSGRDYAQRGVVAFVRTERPHEDTAWQRFLPTGPLAFLPFADGLSSIVWTLPDDEAARLLAVDDARFGLELTQAMGGHLGEVTPASPRAAFPLKRQLAKAYVAGRVIVAGDAAHVVHPLAGQGVNLGLRDVAALRDGIRAAVAKRADWDAPHRLERWARQRRSENATAAHAFDGINRLFSNDEMHLTLLRGPLLGLAGRLPPLVDFFWRHAAGQRAR; encoded by the coding sequence ATGAAGCGGCGTGGACAGATCGATGTCGCGGTGGTGGGCGGCGGCGTGGTCGGCGCCGCCTGCGCGCTGGTGCTGGCCCGCGAGGGGTTGAAGGTCACTCTGATCGAAGGCCGCAAACCGCCGCGCTGGTCGCGCGAACACCCCGACCTGCGCGTGTACGCGTTCGCGCCCGACAACGCGGCGCTGCTCGACGAAGCCGGGGCATGGGCTGGCGTGCGCGATGCACGCGCACACGCGTATCGCCGCATGCGGGTCTGGGACGCGGCAGGCGGCGACGAACTCCGCTTCGATGCCGATGCGCTCGGCCGCACCCAACTGGGCTGGATCATCGAGAACGCGCTGCTGGTCGACCGCCTGTGGGCGGCGCTGCCGGCGGCGGGGGTCGACGTCCGCTGCCCGGCGCGCGTGGAGGCGATGGAGCAGGACGCCGAGGGCGTGGTCCTGCGCCTCGACGACGGCACGCGGCTGGATGCGCGCCTGGCGGTGGCCGCCGATGGCGCGGATTCCACCTTGCGCCGGCTCGCAGGCCTGGAGGTCAGCGGACGCGATTACGCGCAGCGGGGCGTGGTCGCGTTCGTCCGCACCGAGCGGCCGCATGAAGACACCGCATGGCAGCGGTTCCTGCCGACTGGGCCGTTGGCCTTCCTGCCGTTCGCGGACGGCCTGAGCTCCATCGTATGGACGTTGCCCGATGACGAAGCCGCCCGCCTGCTGGCGGTCGACGATGCGCGCTTCGGCCTCGAACTGACCCAGGCGATGGGTGGACACCTCGGCGAGGTGACGCCGGCATCGCCGCGCGCCGCGTTCCCGTTGAAACGGCAACTGGCGAAGGCCTATGTCGCCGGCCGCGTGATCGTGGCCGGCGATGCCGCGCATGTGGTGCATCCGCTGGCGGGCCAAGGCGTCAACCTCGGTCTGCGCGACGTGGCGGCGCTGCGCGACGGCATCCGGGCCGCCGTCGCCAAACGCGCGGACTGGGATGCGCCGCACCGGCTGGAACGTTGGGCGCGCCAGCGGCGCAGCGAGAATGCGACGGCCGCGCATGCCTTCGATGGCATCAATCGGCTGTTCTCCAACGATGAGATGCACCTGACGCTGTTGCGGGGACCGTTGCTAGGCCTCGCCGGAAGGCTGCCGCCCCTGGTGGATTTCTTCTGGCGCCACGCCGCCGGCCAGCGCGCCCGTTGA
- a CDS encoding Gfo/Idh/MocA family oxidoreductase codes for MNDATAVHDPARRRLLGALGAAGLAGVLPRVQAKGARRLGVALVGLGYYSRDLLAPALQATQHCRLAGIVTGTPAKADEWQRRYRIPDRNVYDYDGFDRIADNPDIDVVYVVLPNHLHKPFTLRAAAAGKHVWCEKPMAMDAEEAQAMIDACRRHRVQLTIGYRMQHEPNTQAVMALAKTRPFGRLQRIRAEAGFRGFDGASGDNWRLDAARGGGAMYDMGVYALNAARYTTGVEPIAVTATQEIHRPDIFRGIDETMRFRLEFPDGVVAECATSFGRNMNVLRAECAQGWYELSPFQAYEGVRGEASDGRRFDAVIGTTPAQQARQMDADARAILERRAPRVPGEEGLRDMRALDAIFASARAGGARVDIAGA; via the coding sequence ATGAACGACGCAACCGCTGTCCACGATCCCGCGCGCCGACGGCTGCTGGGTGCGCTTGGCGCAGCCGGCCTCGCGGGCGTGCTGCCGCGTGTGCAGGCCAAGGGCGCGCGTAGGCTCGGCGTCGCCCTGGTCGGCCTGGGCTACTACAGCCGCGACCTGCTCGCGCCCGCCCTGCAGGCGACGCAGCACTGCCGCCTGGCCGGCATCGTCACCGGCACGCCGGCGAAGGCCGACGAGTGGCAACGGCGATACCGCATCCCGGACCGCAACGTCTACGACTACGACGGCTTCGACCGCATCGCCGACAACCCCGACATCGACGTGGTCTATGTCGTGCTGCCGAACCACCTGCACAAGCCGTTCACCCTGCGCGCGGCCGCCGCCGGCAAGCACGTGTGGTGCGAGAAGCCGATGGCCATGGACGCGGAGGAGGCGCAGGCGATGATCGATGCCTGCCGTCGCCATCGCGTGCAGCTCACGATCGGCTACCGCATGCAGCACGAACCCAATACGCAGGCGGTGATGGCGCTGGCGAAGACCCGGCCGTTCGGACGCCTGCAGCGTATTCGTGCCGAAGCCGGCTTCCGCGGGTTCGACGGGGCGAGCGGCGACAACTGGCGACTGGATGCGGCGCGGGGCGGCGGCGCGATGTACGACATGGGCGTGTATGCGTTGAATGCGGCGCGCTACACCACCGGCGTCGAACCGATCGCTGTCACGGCTACGCAGGAAATCCACCGGCCGGACATCTTCCGCGGTATCGACGAGACGATGCGCTTCCGGCTCGAATTCCCCGACGGTGTGGTGGCGGAGTGCGCCACCAGCTTCGGCCGCAACATGAACGTGCTGCGCGCCGAATGCGCGCAGGGCTGGTATGAACTGTCGCCGTTCCAGGCCTACGAGGGCGTTCGCGGCGAAGCCAGCGATGGCCGCCGCTTCGATGCGGTCATCGGTACCACGCCCGCCCAGCAGGCACGGCAGATGGATGCCGATGCGCGGGCCATCCTCGAACGCCGCGCACCGCGCGTGCCCGGCGAGGAAGGCCTGCGCGACATGCGCGCTCTGGATGCGATCTTCGCGTCCGCGCGCGCGGGTGGGGCGCGGGTCGACATCGCCGGGGCGTGA
- a CDS encoding SMP-30/gluconolactonase/LRE family protein has product MTSRGIGYGIAGAFVLLAGCAHVAAHPTAPDDVPYVARDVVGDGVFSAGIEGPAWGPDGALYAVSFGRDGTIGRVTFDADGNGSASLFATLPAGSTGNGIRFAADGGMLIADYSGHHVLRIAPGARAAEVFARMPQANQPNDLALAPDGTLYASDPNWADSTGQLWRIDRSGAPHLLESGMGTTNGVEVSPDGKRLYVNESVQRRVWVYDVRDDGGIDNKRRLIAFADHGLDGMRTDVKGNLYIARYGAGVVAIVSPDGIVLREVALKGRKPTNVAFGGPDGRTVYVTLQDRGAIEAFRTEHPGREAGL; this is encoded by the coding sequence ATGACGTCACGAGGCATCGGATACGGGATCGCAGGCGCCTTCGTCCTGCTCGCGGGCTGCGCGCATGTCGCGGCCCATCCAACCGCACCCGACGACGTGCCGTACGTCGCGCGCGACGTCGTCGGCGACGGCGTCTTCAGCGCAGGCATCGAGGGACCGGCCTGGGGACCCGACGGCGCGCTGTACGCCGTCAGCTTCGGCCGCGACGGCACCATCGGGCGGGTGACGTTCGACGCCGACGGCAACGGCAGCGCATCGCTGTTCGCCACGCTGCCCGCCGGCAGCACGGGCAACGGCATCCGCTTCGCGGCCGATGGCGGCATGCTCATCGCCGACTACAGCGGCCACCACGTGCTGCGCATCGCGCCGGGTGCGCGCGCGGCGGAGGTGTTCGCGCGCATGCCGCAGGCGAACCAGCCCAACGACCTCGCGCTGGCGCCGGACGGCACGCTCTACGCCAGCGATCCGAACTGGGCCGACAGCACCGGCCAGCTGTGGCGCATCGACCGGAGCGGCGCGCCGCATCTGCTCGAATCCGGTATGGGCACCACCAACGGCGTGGAGGTGAGCCCGGACGGCAAGCGCCTCTACGTCAACGAGAGCGTGCAGCGCAGGGTGTGGGTCTACGACGTCCGCGACGACGGTGGCATCGACAACAAGCGGCGGCTGATCGCTTTCGCCGACCACGGACTGGACGGCATGCGCACGGATGTGAAGGGCAACCTCTATATCGCGCGTTACGGCGCCGGCGTGGTCGCGATCGTCTCGCCCGACGGCATCGTGCTGCGCGAGGTGGCGCTGAAAGGTCGCAAACCCACCAACGTGGCTTTCGGCGGACCGGACGGCCGCACGGTCTACGTCACCCTGCAGGACCGCGGCGCCATCGAGGCCTTCCGCACCGAACATCCGGGCCGCGAAGCCGGCCTGTGA
- the rlmM gene encoding 23S rRNA (cytidine(2498)-2'-O)-methyltransferase RlmM: protein MSSTTGLLAYCRQGFEPELAAELSARAAHAGVAGYARAQRNDGYVLFACEDAVALDRALPWRDLVFARQKLRVLAELRGIDPKDRITPLLAALAGSGRYGDLWVEHPDSDTAKPLAGLARSFGNALRPVLRKQGFLSEKEDTRLPRLHVVFVQGDHLFLCVADTRDSAPWPLGIPRLKLLPDAPSRSALKLEEAFLSLLDDRQREALLKPGMTAADLGAAPGGWTWVLTRHHLRVTSVDNGPLREHVLATGLVEHLRADGFHWKPPQALDWMVCDMVEQPRRVAERMAQWFREGWCRHAVFNLKLPMKKRWDETTLCLDLFAEQAGRPLEIRARQLYHDREEITVFATPG from the coding sequence ATGTCATCGACGACCGGCCTGCTGGCCTACTGCCGCCAGGGATTCGAACCCGAACTCGCCGCCGAGCTGAGCGCCCGCGCGGCGCATGCGGGTGTCGCCGGATACGCGCGCGCGCAGCGCAACGACGGGTACGTGCTATTCGCGTGCGAGGACGCCGTCGCGCTGGACCGGGCGCTGCCGTGGCGCGACCTGGTCTTCGCGCGGCAGAAGCTGCGTGTGCTGGCGGAACTCCGCGGCATCGACCCGAAGGACCGCATCACGCCCCTCCTCGCCGCCCTAGCCGGAAGCGGCCGCTACGGCGACCTGTGGGTGGAGCATCCCGACTCGGATACCGCCAAGCCGCTGGCCGGGCTCGCGCGCAGCTTCGGCAATGCGCTGCGGCCGGTGCTGCGCAAGCAGGGCTTCCTGAGCGAGAAGGAGGACACCCGGCTGCCACGGCTGCACGTGGTGTTCGTCCAGGGCGACCATCTGTTCCTGTGCGTCGCCGACACGCGCGACAGCGCGCCCTGGCCGCTCGGCATCCCGCGCCTCAAGCTGCTGCCCGATGCGCCATCGCGCTCGGCGCTGAAGCTCGAGGAAGCCTTCCTCTCGCTGCTCGACGACCGCCAGCGCGAAGCGCTGCTGAAACCCGGCATGACGGCGGCCGACCTGGGCGCGGCGCCCGGTGGGTGGACCTGGGTGCTCACCCGCCACCACCTGCGCGTGACCAGCGTGGACAACGGTCCGTTGCGCGAACACGTATTGGCTACCGGACTGGTGGAGCACCTGCGCGCCGACGGGTTCCATTGGAAGCCGCCGCAGGCGCTGGACTGGATGGTCTGCGACATGGTGGAACAACCGCGCCGCGTGGCCGAGCGCATGGCGCAGTGGTTCCGCGAAGGCTGGTGCCGGCACGCGGTGTTCAATCTCAAGCTGCCGATGAAGAAGCGCTGGGACGAAACGACGCTGTGCCTGGACCTGTTCGCCGAGCAAGCCGGGCGGCCGCTGGAGATCCGGGCACGGCAGCTGTACCACGACCGCGAAGAGATCACCGTGTTCGCCACGCCCGGCTGA
- a CDS encoding nucleoside deaminase — protein MLYQQIHLTLPAWTHDLVDLAASYTRDEAKVALAIDLSRRNVDAATGGPFGAVVFGPDHRVIAIGVNRVMPHTCSLAHAENMAYMLAQQRLQTPRLNDRMAPVTLATSSQPCCQCYGATVWAGIDRLLIGARAEDVMELTEFDEGPLPADWVGELNKRGIEVVRDLCRDDARAVLKHYGEMGGDRY, from the coding sequence ATGCTCTACCAGCAGATCCACCTGACCCTGCCCGCCTGGACCCACGACCTCGTCGACCTGGCCGCTTCCTACACCCGCGACGAAGCCAAGGTCGCGCTCGCCATCGACCTCTCGCGCCGCAACGTGGATGCGGCCACGGGCGGCCCGTTCGGCGCGGTGGTGTTCGGGCCCGACCACCGCGTGATCGCCATCGGCGTGAACCGCGTGATGCCGCATACGTGCTCGCTGGCGCACGCGGAGAACATGGCCTACATGCTGGCGCAGCAACGCCTGCAGACGCCGCGGCTCAACGACCGCATGGCACCGGTGACCCTCGCCACGTCCTCGCAGCCCTGTTGCCAGTGCTACGGCGCCACGGTGTGGGCCGGCATCGATCGCCTGCTGATCGGTGCGCGCGCGGAAGACGTGATGGAACTGACGGAATTCGACGAAGGCCCGCTGCCGGCGGACTGGGTGGGCGAGCTGAACAAGCGCGGCATCGAGGTCGTCCGCGACCTGTGCCGCGACGATGCGCGCGCCGTGCTCAAGCACTACGGCGAGATGGGCGGCGACCGCTACTGA